The genomic segment tattaaaaataattcaaacaaaatatattttgcccacacttaatattattatttttctcacatcaaattatgaaattctattaacttaaattaaattgatatttttctaaggaaacatggtaatcataggtatttttctttttaaaatactttccaatgcctttgctttctttgtaatttaaaaataataaatgggtcttttatattttcttaatggctaaataaaattgtttttatgaaataaaaagaatgtcttgggagatttaatcaacctagtaattttaagaagataaacaatggtaaacaaaacatgctacaagtctattattttttttaaaacgataaaagtagacgcatagaattatcgtttttaacgcaaCATTaccacatatgcatgttacatgcaaattcacttttacgtccaaaataatgtctattatgcaaccatgtagtttttatagaacaATCATACAtgtaatataggtagaatgagcattattctttttatgaccttatgtgtaaccaAGCAtattgtatgttgtgtgtaactctcaccatgtgtgcatggccccaTGAGTTATATGAAatggcaaaatagtaattatatgaagctaagaaatgtcgttttgattatggtataggctcgttgagaagttgtggttttacttagcttggaccagaggtaaggaagttagatagaatttatgattgttatattatgaatggtaagactgttgtgtgaatgaaatgttatgaattatgaatgccataatgtgatgatatgatggcttgtatgaatgttgtatgatatgaatggatgttagcgtgatgaacgcgacacatcaaaatgggttgctaaggataaagaagacgtaacccgagttactaagaaTATAAAGATGTAACTCCAAGGatggacgcgccgaggttattcaaggaccagagactcttgtttacctcaaagggtggcatggacaagttagcaggccatgttcacaaggaattgtacatgattatgttatgatgtttggtgatgtttatgaatttgttatgatgtttatgatatgatggtggcattatgtttatgtttatgatattgatgccaattttatgatgatgctatgatgtataaagatgaatgatagtgtttgtaaattgttgtatcttacttgcttgttgtttgtacttctttactaggcttttagctcaccccccttactttcccttccaggtagcaaataggttttctctgtggcacacgtggtgatgtgggaagttctatcgtcctggtgtgtatggcgtgggggcatcctatggataaaaaacgatcaattaaaaacgccatttttaataatgttatgttttatgagacttttttttttaacttatcagtgggacttaaattattggttgttttagaactttgcataaaaactgatattttcttttaaaactattgggcccaacttgcatgtttttaagtaagaccccactgaaacctttataataagtggctttcttttatagaccaatgaaaatgtgaatgttttattaagtactagttaagggCATTTTACACTTTAGCAACCAAACAAGCTTTGTACCGCTCTACTGACCCATCATACTTAGTCTTGATCTTGTAAACCCAACGGGAACCAATAGCACGCTTCCCCACAGGAAGAGGAAAAATATACCAAGTATGTGTCTTGTACAACGCAGAGAGTTCTTTAGCCATTGCCTGCTGCCAAAGAGGGTCAAGAATAGCCTCTTTATAGGAAGAGTGCTCAGAGAGTTGGTGAATAGAAatcaaaaaagaagagaaagaatcagAATTAGGTAACATATGATGTGAGGCTCCAGAATCAAGGACCCATATAGAGGAAGATATACCCGGAGTGCTACTAGAAGGCAAACCTATGTGTGAGGGGGCTGAGGCGTGTGGCTGCGAGGCAATGAACTTCTAAAACTGCTCTATGAGTGTAGCAATTGAGGTACTAGGAGTGCTTCCAGAATCTGCAGGTGGAACAATAGCTGCCATGTTCGAAGACATAGAGTGTAGAGGTCGGTGAGCTTCGTTGCTAGATTTCTAGTAAGGAGACTGATTCGGTGATTGCGCCTTGTTCAACAGTTTGGGACATTGAGCCTTCCAGTGTCCTTTTTGCTTGCAAAAACTGCATTTGTCATAGCCAACCTTGGCTTGAGTCTTGTGCTGATTGTTGGAGGCTGGCCGATGAGGAACTATAAAGACAGAGGGGTTCGGAGAAGGAAGAatcccctccccccccccccccccccacacacACTTTATAAACTCGAGACTTCAATCGCATCTCTTCTGCTAACAACTCATTAACCACCGAATCAACCAACGGAAGAGGACTGTGATGCAGGATTGTTCCACGAAGACCTTCAAACTCATCTCGAAGAGCCATCAAAAACTGAACCAAACGTTGTGCGTCTCTCTGAGCAATGTAAGGGGAAAATGCCTGTAACTCTGCTGATTCATTCAGAGTAAGTTGATCCCACAAATTAAACATAGTAGAATAAAATTCCTGAACGTTCATGCTATTTTGTTGAAGGGCCTGAATGTCAATCTCCAACTGATACTGCTTTGCGAAATTAGACTGTGTATACAGCCTTTCCAAGTGCTCCCAAACTTCCTTCGCCGTCTCATATTTTTCCAACTGGATATCGATTGATTGTTGAACCGAGTTGTTGACCCAAGTGATGATTTTCGAATTTTTGGCATCCCAAAGATCGAACTGTTCTGCAAAGCTCTCATCCTTATCGTCCTTCGGTTTTGTGGAAGTTCCAGAAACATAACCCCACATACGtttccctttcagaaaaattttcATGACATAATGCCAATACGAATAATTCTGCCCATTCAATTGCACATTGATGGACTGAAGCGAATCAACTTTTGCGCCAGCCATGACGAACATTCGAAAtccaaatagaaagaaaaaagtgTGAAATCCCCAAAATTGGTGCAAAATCCCCAAAATCGGTGCGAAAACCTCAAAATCAAATCCaaattcctaaaaaaaaaaatcggGGTGTTGCCCCGAACCCCAcgatagcctaatccacttggagttgtgatatatagatctacacttaagatcagatgaacctgtatcaattgagtttctcaagtgtaaatagaaaaatacagagtttctctctctaaagaatacaaactttctctctctaagctctcttagaaaatgccccaagtaacaatcccaaagtctcaaaactagagaatTGTTCTCCGTCTCAAAAGATCAgtccccccaaatgatgccataAGCTATTTATTTATAGGATCATGGATCGTATATGAGAAATATCCCATTTTGACGGGGtctttggttgtttcaaccaactttacttaataaaataataaataaattcaaattacaacaatatagctattattccgggatgtATGAGATATTCCTGCGACAGTTGCGAACGactcgggttgaagttgttactgagttaCTTAGATGGTAATTTCTTAGAACCAACTCCATCCCCGAAGTAATTGGTCGACCAAGACAACGCCAAACGCACCACCGGTCGGCATAGACAAAACTCTCCTCTAGCATGACAAATTTTCAGTCTAGTGTGGCACATTTCTGGTTGGGCATGACATCTTCATAAGTTGACTGGCTGGATAAACCTGATTCCCAAAGTGACTAGTCGGCCAAAATACTTTACTGGGTGGATAATACTATTTTCTGAAGTGACTGGTTGGACATAACTTTTTACTGGTCGGTCAAGAACCTTACTGGTCGGACAGAAATTTTACCTGGTCGGTCAGATTACTTTCTGACCAAATAAATCAATTTCTTGACCATTAATAACACGAATCCGAAGATTAATTTCAAACCTTTGAACTTCTTGGTCAAcccatttattgactattaatgtgtcattcattaccatgcattgccacttgtcacttttgattgccacgtcattgaacgaaattttggggataacatttgccccccaagtttattatatgattttctcatacgataaactttttctctagctgaTAGTTATTCACGtcgtccaaaagcttccatccggtcagtaactttcacttttgaAGTAAACCCACAATCAAACTTTTCCTTTAGCCCATCAAActtgtttcttttaccattcctAACCAATCAGATTTCTTTTGTCCCTCAGAATCCTTGTGCCTCGGAACCCAAATAGCTCCTTGGTAATGCTACTCCTCGGACACACCCCAGATGCTCGTACACTACCCCAGCCGCTCAAACACCACCCTAGCCACTCGGACACCCATGCCTATTCGGACATGCTACTCCTCGGACGCACCCCAGCCGCTCGGACACTACCCTAGCCACTCGGACACAACCCTAGCCGCTTGGAAACCCATGCCTATTCGGACATGCTGCTCCTCGGACGCACCCCAATTGCTCAGACACTACCCCAGTTGCTCGGACACTACCCCAGCCGCTCGGACACCACCCTAGCCACTAGGATGCCCATGCCTATTCGGACATGCTTCTCCTCGGATGCACCCCAACCGTTCGGACACTACGCGCATCCGCTCAAGAACATGGCGCATCCGCTCGGGCAGACAGCATGGCCACTCGGACACCACAGCCGCTCCGCTCAGACATGCCCCATAGTTGCTCGGTTTTGCATGCTTTCAAGCTCTCGGGCATGGGCAAAAACTTCAAGGTTCATGGATTTGGGCACCAAAATTTCTGATTATTATTGTTGCTCTCATACTTTTTATCTGGGTAGTAAAATATTTTTACTATTCAGAGAAAATATTTTACtgggtagtaaatatttttttctttgcattcatTTGCTCATGTTTGTTTTTACTCCAGGGACTTATCACTGTTAGTTATGCTCAACGtcgagcagtagactataaggagcTGGTCCAGGTCTTGACGAAGGTGTTAACCAGTCAGGGACTAGTTTACCCGACCAGTAGACACTTTTAGCCGACCTGAGAGCTTCCTGTCCATCAACAAAGTTTCCTACTCAACCAGTGAAACatgctcagccgaccagggaagttgtatctgcaaACTTTACACCTGTCCAGCTGAACTTTGTATCTGGCTAGTAGTGTACTCTTTgttcttatacttttgtgaagacaacTGCTGCTTAGCagatttgatatttttctcgtaatGCCGAGCTGTTGGCAATTAtattttacttttctttgctaacttgaaacattctaagtctttttagactaaaaatttctaagtttttTTTGAATGGTAAAGTCACTATGATATAtaccttatattttcgcatgagtacttagttttctaacttagaaattctagacatttcataagtccctactaagtatgctttctcacactcttattgctctaacattttatgagcataatgtttattgtcacacgaatatttgcttctaacttgaaattttgaaaaattccaagttacttaagctttgtcaaacaagttagcttaatggcctttttttacttcaaaaatttacaagtcagcctaaaaacaaatatgtttactCATGCTCGTATTgcctatgttaaattatataccagcataccccatgtgccccccaagtgatcgagggttgaaagatcctgggtcacttgctacttgaccgaatctgttcgaacagttaattactcatgaaacacatagaatatatggaaaatattcgagcagttgaacactgcttgaatgtattgaccagttgaacactgtccgattttaccgaccagttgaacactgttcggataattaacacgcatgcacatttgtagcaagaatcgaccacgctgcacgtagtctcttttattactcgtaaattaacaaaggacaaaacgtgtctaataacgagtctgaaacaataaaaattgttcaaaaattaaatgactggttagcaaataaccagctcataaaccaaacttaaatatcaagtcaaacaacttgaaattaagctaccactctgaaagcggtatttagaaacaATATATCCACAGACGCTCGTCGTTGCTTTGTTACTATcttcagccaagtgtggacctccacatatagtgtctaaggtaaagtccacaggtccgggttgcaaaggtggagatctctgtcgtttgaaccaaggattgttgctgcctcctctttggggtgtctctgcccggtactttttcaactggcccgaccggagaagaaattatatctcgtctttgaggtgattgcattcattcgtgttgtgaccataatctccatggaaacgacaaaacttattcatatctctcttacttatctctttcctgatgggtggaggtttcttgtagggaacctttTCATGACTAGCAAAATATATTTCCACCCGGCTggctgagagagtggtgtaattagtgaactgaggctcattcTTGGTTGGTTTTTCGTTTGaactcgacttagccttcttttcttcatggcggtcagacccgttattcccccGTTTCTTTCCGCCATTCTGAtcgtttccaccattcttaggagggtcagctgatccacccggattgtttatgccattttcctctttctcgattgcatcatccaatttcatatacttgtctgctcggtcaagaaattgttgaagtgttgaaattgaatttctatgtatactatcccacaaagggctttgATAAGTTATCCtcgaggatatggcaaccatcttcccctcgtctctcacagcagttgctctattggcttctctcatgaatctctgtatataattctttaaatactcatcttttccttgtttgatatctgccaagtggttggcataaactggtggagtccgagcagggctgaattgtctacaaaactccttcctgaatgcttcccaagaggtaatggaattcggtTTAAACacccaataccactcctgggcagtatctgacaatgtggttgggaaaactctacaccgatagtcgtCACTTACTCTGAGCAGTTCCATCTgatcctcaaatttcccaacgtCTCTGATGGGTTtcgccttttctgtatataccggCAGCATCAGTGCTGTATATTTTGCTGGCGGTTGGGCTGCTCTAacccgggcacaaaatgggctgccactccggtgatCTATCGCATCCATcctggaaggtcgttttgacaaaccttgcactgcagccgttagcatgtcaagctgggcttggatggctggtgcaattGACGAAgctccaaggtcttgaccgcctggtcgggcattaccatctggtgcactgtcgtcaagtatttctacttgactggcagggcggttcaaattttgcccttcgaccaggacgggtcctcctcttgttgatgataacgtcccttagatccttctgggaagcatgctctcctgcctgATCGAACATCGTGCTTTTTTATTTTTCAGatggcttactacgcgggacttgctctctcccactatgctgctggtcggggtgcggtggaggcttttcggtacgtctcgggcagtcttttcctccttgtgggttgttgtcttctttatcctttgactggtcgatgtgatgactatcagcctcattaCGACCATGCCCATATTTGAACTGTGAattcctcttatctcgaggagtcctggttTGATCCTGtatgggtggagtctttttactgcccgatcggtgactccctgatctagaagtttctgatcggtggctcttggagagggttctagagttctccctttgtgtcGAGGCAGTTCCAGAtcggaccccatcatcttcccgaccaagggggttactcctgcttctgtccggtccccgagaattggctctgtagTGGTCCTctgaccagcattattatttcttgctccctgggtggctgcttgtgccgcggcttgagcattggcttgggctaATTGGGTAGTCGCTTCTAGAGCAAGTACTGCTTCATGATGTCTCtggtcgacttcctcctgtcgttgtctgatctcttcacttctggcctccatatcacgcctttgctgctctatcgcagctctctgcctggccatctcttcagcgaaagactcctgtcgagcattgaattgaatcatctcctcttggaaagcgcctattgcttcctggagttgttcaacttctggagtggtctcctcaagaaagaccctgggctcaaccttctgatctagcaggctcttttgacgtgcctgaaTTTTTGGaagccacattggtattcttgggtgccatcttgatatgatagtcgtgtgtttcttctcttcaggctctcaatgaaagcaccaaaatgttgaccacgattttggccaacgatgaatagacgtcaaaactacagtaaaccttcaagagaaaatacgacactgataattttatagtggttcagccccaatttattggtaatatcctaatccacttggagttgtgatatatagatctacacttaagatcagatgaacctgtgtcaactgactTTCTCAagtgtaaataaaaaaatacaaagattctctctctaaagaatacaaactttctctctctaagctctcttagaaaatgccccaagtaacaatcccaaagtctcaaaactagagaatTTTTCTCCGTCTCAAAAGATCAATCCCCCCAAATGAttccatgagccatttatttataggctcatggatcgtacatgagaaatatcctattttgacggggtccttggttgtttcaaccaactttacttaataaaataataaataaattcaaattacaccaatatagctattattccgggatgtGTGAGATATTCCTACGACAGTTGCGAACGactcgggttgaagttgttactgagttaCTTAGATGGTAATTTCTTAGAACCAACTCCATCCCCGAAGTAACTGGTCAGCCAAGACAACGCCAAACGCACCACCGGTCGGCATAGGCAAAACTCTCCTCTAACACACCTCTGGTCGGCATAGGCAAAACTCTCctctagcatgacacatttctggtctagcGTGGCACATTTCTGGTTGGGCATGACATCTTCATAAGTTGACTGGCTGGATAAACCTGATTCtcaaagtgactggtcggccaaaacactttactgggtGGATATACTATTTTctgaagtgactggtcggacataacTTTTTACTGGTCGGACAAAAATTTTACCTGGTCGATCAAATTACTTTCTGACCATATAAATCAATTTCTTGACCATTAATATCACAACTCTGAAGATTAATTTCAAACTTTTACACTTCTTGGTCAACCCATTTATTGTCTATTAACGTGTCATTCACTACCAtacattgccacttgtcacttttaatTGCCACGTCATTtaatgaaattttggggataacaatattaataaaacttatattattaacaatattattattattattattattattattattattattattattattgttgtataTGACTAAACATAAGTTTGCCCATATATAAGGAGTGCAAAGGAAGGCCCAAAAAACCATGCCGAGGGATTAAGTGAGAGGAATTAAAGACATGGTTAAAGACAATTTCTTGGAATATGATATTTAGTGGTGTCAATATAAGTCATGACACGATAACATGATTTGAAAACGACACAAAATTTGCAAGTTTGGGTTTAACATAAACAACTTTGGATGAAAATAGGTTAAATTTGACCAGCCATGGTTAAATTTCAGGTCAAAATCAAGTTAACTTGCCAAACCTGAAATCGACTCATTTAATACAATTAATTAAGTacaaatttattaaaaatgtCGTAAATGGATTAACTTGAAATTAACCTATTTATGACATATTCActacatttaattaataatataatgaaTTTATTTTGGAGATGGttatgtaatttttattttggtatAATTAGTTATATTTGAATATTGCGTAGGTTAATTGTGTAACCtatttatataaatgagtgtTATATGAGTTAAAATAACCAATTTGAACttgtttatatttatttatataggtTAAATAAGTTCAAAATGTAAATTTTTCGTGTAAGATTAACACGACCTAAATATGACCTATTTAAATATTGTGTTAAATGTCTCGTGTCACGGATTTTACCTATTTATAAATGTGTCTTGTTCGTGTTTACATTTTATGACACGTCATCTAATCGTGCCGTATCCTTAACAAGCATAATTGTGTTGTGTCATAATCATGTTGACCTAAAACATGACACAATAACACAAACTGTTAATCCTAATTCTAATAATATTCGACCCACTTATTGGTATCTTGTTGAGCAAGGTTCATGTTGCGGTGTGAAATAGTTAAATTGAGAAAACTAACGAAGCTTGGGTATGCTGACAAAACTATccattttctcaactaaaatgaCCTAACTACccctaaaaacataacataacatacaaacACAAAAAAATTACCTATCAAATTCAAAATCATCACAAATCCTCTAGTTTATGGGCATGTCATTAAgaggttttaattattttttcgaGTTGTTTTGTGTTGAAAATTGATGAGGAAAATGAATTTGTATTAAGCTTACTGATTTccgcaaaaagaaaaaaatgtttttGGGTATGTTCGAACCTCGATCGAACATGAAATGAAAATCTCATAGA from the Humulus lupulus chromosome X, drHumLupu1.1, whole genome shotgun sequence genome contains:
- the LOC133805845 gene encoding uncharacterized protein LOC133805845, translated to MAGAKVDSLQSINVQLNGQNYSYWHYVMKIFLKGKRMWGYVSGTSTKPKDDKDESFAEQFDLWDAKNSKIITWVNNSVQQSIDIQLEKYETAKEVWEHLERLYTQSNFAKQYQLEIDIQALQQNSMNVQEFYSTMFNLWDQLTLNESAELQAFSPYIAQRDAQRLVQFLMALRDEFEGLRGTILHHSPLPLVDSVVNELLAEEMRLKSRVYKQAMAKELSALYKTHTWYIFPLPVGKRAIGSRWVYKIKTKYDGSVERYKACLVAKV